A single window of Syntrophus aciditrophicus SB DNA harbors:
- a CDS encoding FAD:protein FMN transferase: MTKTTQKMIFGIILTGSMLGFFWMAWSRIANEPLVRSRLMMGTIIEITAYDRGAEAAITAAFARMQQIEAAIGRQEFSDLNRLAAQAGGRPLKVGDDTWQILSLAAEYWQKTDGAFDVTVNPLLELWGFGYDGEGNFPEPAAIQAALPKVGGNKLLLFPEKREIQLVKPGMSLTVGGIAKGYAVEEAAKVLKRNGIKNAMINGGSSIKVIGDGPGGRGWRIGVENPREAGRLVGVIVLHSGDAMGTSADNKRFFIRDSHRYSHIIDPRTGWPAPEKMTLVTVVTRNAATADILTKALFLNDLNWSMRFLEQENLKAVLIDTQGKIHTTPGFQLLRQS; the protein is encoded by the coding sequence ATGACAAAAACGACACAAAAAATGATCTTCGGTATTATTCTTACTGGATCGATGCTGGGCTTTTTCTGGATGGCATGGAGCCGAATCGCGAATGAACCGCTGGTTCGTTCACGGCTGATGATGGGGACGATTATCGAAATAACGGCCTACGATCGGGGAGCAGAAGCAGCCATTACAGCGGCTTTTGCACGAATGCAGCAGATCGAGGCCGCCATTGGACGGCAGGAATTTTCAGATCTGAACAGGTTGGCCGCTCAGGCCGGTGGACGTCCTCTGAAAGTCGGTGACGATACATGGCAGATCCTTTCCCTGGCTGCCGAATACTGGCAGAAGACGGACGGGGCCTTCGATGTAACCGTCAATCCCCTGCTGGAATTGTGGGGATTCGGTTATGACGGCGAGGGTAATTTCCCTGAGCCCGCAGCGATTCAAGCCGCCCTTCCCAAAGTCGGCGGTAACAAACTGCTCCTTTTCCCGGAAAAACGGGAAATCCAGCTGGTGAAACCCGGAATGTCCCTGACCGTAGGCGGCATCGCAAAGGGCTACGCCGTGGAGGAGGCCGCCAAGGTCCTCAAAAGGAACGGCATCAAGAACGCCATGATCAACGGAGGCAGCAGCATCAAGGTGATCGGGGACGGACCCGGCGGGCGCGGCTGGAGAATCGGTGTGGAAAACCCCCGTGAGGCAGGCAGGCTTGTCGGGGTGATAGTCCTGCATTCCGGGGACGCCATGGGCACTTCCGCGGACAACAAGCGTTTTTTTATCAGGGACAGTCACCGCTATTCCCATATCATCGATCCGCGTACCGGGTGGCCCGCTCCGGAAAAGATGACACTGGTAACTGTGGTGACCCGGAATGCCGCAACCGCGGATATCCTTACAAAAGCCCTTTTTTTAAACGATCTGAACTGGAGCATGAGATTCCTTGAACAGGAAAACCTGAAGGCGGTGCTGATCGATACCCAGGGGAAAATTCATACGACCCCGGGCTTTCAATTACTGAGGCAATCATGA
- a CDS encoding ABC transporter ATP-binding protein encodes MIRVEDVTHSFNSHKALNNLSFHVAPGECFGLLGPNGAGKSTLINILVTLMQPDSGTVTINGWALEKEPAKIRSAIGVLFQDPSLDERLTAYENLYFHAMFYHVPPRDVTQRIKAFLEMVGLADRGHDLVITFSGGLKRRLEIARSILHHPQILLLDEATVGLDPQARRRIWDYIAELRRDRELTVLLTTHYLEEAEICDRIAILDHGAIIACDSPTRLKEIHGQKTLDDLFLHLTGRDLQDSETGELERLKATLRVRRIK; translated from the coding sequence ATGATCAGGGTCGAGGACGTCACCCATTCATTCAACAGCCATAAGGCCCTGAACAACCTGTCTTTTCATGTCGCACCGGGAGAATGCTTCGGTCTCCTCGGTCCAAACGGCGCCGGCAAATCGACCTTGATCAATATCCTGGTCACCCTGATGCAACCGGACAGCGGCACCGTCACGATCAACGGCTGGGCGCTGGAAAAAGAACCGGCAAAAATCCGCAGTGCCATCGGGGTTCTCTTCCAGGATCCAAGCTTGGACGAACGCCTTACAGCTTATGAAAATCTCTATTTTCATGCCATGTTTTACCATGTCCCGCCCCGGGATGTCACTCAGCGCATCAAGGCGTTCCTGGAAATGGTGGGCCTTGCCGACCGCGGCCACGACCTGGTCATCACCTTTTCCGGCGGACTGAAACGCCGCCTGGAGATCGCCCGCAGTATACTCCATCACCCTCAGATCCTGCTGCTGGACGAGGCAACCGTCGGCCTCGATCCCCAGGCCCGTCGCCGCATCTGGGACTACATCGCCGAACTGCGCCGGGATCGTGAACTCACCGTCCTCCTCACCACCCACTATCTGGAGGAGGCCGAAATCTGCGACCGCATCGCCATCCTCGATCACGGCGCCATCATTGCCTGCGATTCCCCGACCCGCTTGAAAGAAATCCACGGACAGAAAACCCTCGACGATCTTTTCCTCCACCTGACCGGACGCGATCTGCAGGATTCGGAAACCGGTGAACTGGAGCGGCTGAAGGCGACCCTGCGCGTGCGGAGGATCAAATGA
- a CDS encoding ABC transporter permease codes for MISGLRDSYYIMKRDLIRALRQKSPLVGAIVRPALWLFLLGTGLKFGFVALPLVGINWQQYIFPGIIAMNVLFSGVMSGATIVWDREFGFLKEITVSPIPRWSIILGKVMSGAIIAGSQGVIVLAVYPLLGLSLGLLQLLQTLLAIFFIALAVTAVGVLLAARIRSLEGFGAVNNFVVMPCFFLSGALHPLSNIPDWLKILIYLNPFSYAVDLLRVIILGLDGDPAFDILAIALFTNVIFMTALYLFARRGKYYI; via the coding sequence ATGATTAGCGGTCTTCGGGACAGTTACTACATCATGAAACGCGATCTTATCCGGGCGCTGCGTCAGAAAAGTCCACTGGTCGGAGCAATCGTCCGCCCGGCGCTCTGGCTTTTCCTGCTTGGGACTGGACTCAAATTCGGTTTCGTCGCCCTGCCTCTGGTCGGAATCAACTGGCAGCAGTATATCTTCCCCGGCATTATCGCTATGAATGTCCTCTTCTCCGGGGTCATGTCCGGAGCCACCATTGTCTGGGACCGTGAATTCGGTTTTCTGAAAGAGATCACCGTTTCTCCGATTCCCCGCTGGTCCATCATCCTCGGCAAGGTCATGAGCGGCGCAATCATCGCCGGCTCTCAGGGAGTGATCGTGCTCGCAGTCTATCCGCTTCTCGGGCTTTCCCTTGGTCTCCTGCAGTTGCTCCAGACCCTGCTGGCCATTTTTTTCATTGCACTGGCCGTAACTGCAGTCGGCGTGCTCCTCGCAGCACGGATCCGCTCCCTGGAGGGGTTCGGCGCTGTCAATAATTTCGTGGTCATGCCGTGTTTTTTTCTCAGCGGCGCCCTCCATCCCCTCTCCAATATTCCGGACTGGCTGAAGATTCTGATTTATCTCAATCCGTTCAGTTACGCCGTGGATCTCCTGCGTGTCATTATCCTGGGACTGGACGGAGATCCCGCTTTCGATATCCTGGCCATCGCCCTATTCACCAATGTAATTTTCATGACGGCGCTCTATCTTTTCGCCCGACGGGGCAAGTATTATATCTGA
- the rsxC gene encoding electron transport complex subunit RsxC: MTASLLTFAKGGVHPPESKEITEHLAIEKMPLPAQVEIPLLQHFGAPCQPLVNKKDRVEEGDLIGQVQGLGANVHASITGTVTNVGTSIGPTSLNIPSVTIDRDTEAPDKIYTPSDWRGLSPQELLQKIKDGGIVGIGGAGFPAHVKLSPPPDAKVDTLVLNGAECEPYLTCDHRVMLEKPEEVVEGAKILLHVLGIKDCYIGVESNKNDAIDALRKTIEQQKLDGVKIQVSPLKVKYPQGSEKQLIESTTGRKVPGGGLPFDVGVIVQNVGTAKAVFDAVVLNKPLYEKVITISGRGISRPANLQVRIGTRIRDIVEYLGGTKADLAKIVMGGPMMGFAVSSLDIPVTKTCSGILFLTRDEIDEQPYGPCIRCGWCVEACPMGLSPNEIGLYVEAGRAADTAPFGVFDCFECGSCAFVCPAKRPLVQFIRLAKQKARK, translated from the coding sequence ATGACTGCATCATTGTTGACTTTCGCTAAAGGCGGAGTTCATCCTCCAGAGTCCAAGGAGATTACTGAACATCTGGCTATTGAAAAGATGCCCTTGCCGGCACAGGTTGAAATTCCGCTTCTTCAGCATTTTGGCGCTCCCTGCCAGCCCCTGGTGAACAAAAAGGACCGTGTGGAAGAAGGCGACCTGATCGGTCAGGTTCAGGGTCTGGGAGCAAATGTTCACGCCAGCATTACCGGCACGGTGACGAATGTCGGCACATCCATCGGACCGACCTCGCTCAACATTCCCTCCGTGACCATTGATCGGGATACTGAAGCGCCTGATAAAATCTACACTCCCTCGGACTGGAGAGGTCTGTCCCCTCAGGAACTGCTTCAGAAGATCAAGGATGGCGGCATCGTCGGGATTGGCGGTGCAGGTTTCCCGGCTCATGTCAAGCTGTCTCCACCGCCGGATGCCAAGGTTGACACCCTGGTTTTGAACGGCGCAGAATGTGAACCCTACCTGACTTGCGATCATCGCGTCATGCTCGAGAAACCTGAAGAGGTGGTTGAAGGCGCAAAGATTCTTCTGCATGTTCTGGGCATCAAAGATTGTTATATCGGTGTTGAATCGAATAAAAATGACGCCATCGACGCTCTTAGGAAAACCATTGAACAGCAGAAGCTTGACGGGGTAAAGATTCAGGTCAGCCCCCTGAAAGTCAAGTATCCTCAAGGTTCCGAGAAACAATTGATCGAAAGCACCACCGGCAGAAAGGTGCCTGGCGGCGGATTGCCTTTCGATGTCGGCGTCATTGTGCAGAACGTCGGTACGGCCAAGGCGGTATTTGACGCGGTGGTTCTCAATAAACCGCTCTATGAAAAGGTCATCACCATATCCGGCAGAGGCATTTCCAGGCCCGCCAATCTACAGGTTCGGATCGGAACGCGCATTCGGGACATTGTTGAGTACCTGGGAGGCACCAAGGCTGATCTGGCCAAGATCGTCATGGGAGGCCCCATGATGGGATTCGCCGTTTCGAGCTTGGACATTCCAGTAACAAAAACCTGTTCCGGAATTCTCTTTCTGACTCGTGATGAAATTGATGAACAGCCCTATGGACCCTGCATACGGTGCGGATGGTGCGTCGAAGCCTGCCCCATGGGGCTCTCTCCCAATGAGATCGGCCTGTACGTAGAAGCCGGTCGGGCTGCCGACACCGCACCTTTCGGTGTGTTTGATTGTTTTGAGTGCGGTTCTTGCGCCTTTGTATGTCCAGCCAAGAGGCCGCTTGTCCAATTTATCCGCCTGGCCAAGCAAAAGGCGAGAAAATAG
- a CDS encoding RnfABCDGE type electron transport complex subunit D codes for MEQVKDTQISENPLPALTVSLSPHVKSRESTAKIMWMVNACLLPPLVLSVFIFGFQTLIITLISVLSCVLTEAVSQKLLHRPITIKDGSAVITGLLLAYVIPPGVPYWMPILGAIFAIYITKHLFGGLGFNIFNPALIGRAFLVATFPVAMTSAWILPIQDFAIFKYMQPGVDAVSTATPLYVLKHYGLAALIEKYGTLSTVYKDFFLGVRPGCIGETSNLLLLLGGAFLIYKRYISWHIPVSTIASVGLLTWIFGGEGYFNGDPILAVLSGGIFLGAIFMATDYVTAPTQKTAQLVFGIGVGAITVLIRLKGGYPEGICYAILLMNTLTPALESWFKPKRFAPAKGIVK; via the coding sequence GTGGAGCAAGTAAAAGACACTCAGATTTCAGAAAATCCATTGCCGGCATTGACGGTCTCCCTGTCGCCCCATGTCAAGAGCCGTGAATCCACGGCCAAGATCATGTGGATGGTGAATGCCTGCCTGTTGCCTCCTCTCGTTTTATCGGTTTTTATTTTCGGTTTTCAGACCTTGATTATCACCCTGATCAGCGTTCTGAGCTGCGTCCTGACCGAAGCGGTTTCCCAGAAGCTGCTTCACCGTCCGATCACCATAAAGGACGGCAGTGCCGTGATCACAGGTCTTTTACTGGCCTATGTGATTCCACCCGGCGTTCCCTACTGGATGCCGATCCTGGGAGCGATTTTTGCCATTTACATCACTAAGCATCTTTTCGGTGGACTGGGATTCAACATTTTCAATCCGGCCCTGATCGGACGCGCCTTTCTGGTGGCAACCTTTCCTGTTGCCATGACCTCGGCATGGATTCTGCCCATCCAGGATTTCGCCATTTTCAAATACATGCAGCCGGGAGTCGATGCGGTATCCACAGCCACCCCCCTTTATGTGCTCAAGCACTACGGACTCGCCGCTTTAATCGAGAAATACGGAACTCTTTCTACCGTTTATAAGGACTTCTTCCTTGGCGTCCGTCCGGGGTGTATCGGGGAAACATCAAATCTGCTCCTTCTCCTGGGAGGGGCATTCTTAATCTATAAACGATATATTTCCTGGCACATTCCCGTTTCCACCATCGCTTCCGTCGGTCTTTTGACGTGGATCTTCGGTGGGGAAGGATATTTCAACGGTGATCCCATTCTGGCGGTGCTGTCTGGCGGTATCTTTTTAGGGGCCATCTTCATGGCCACGGACTACGTCACGGCTCCCACTCAGAAAACTGCACAACTGGTATTCGGGATCGGTGTTGGAGCCATAACCGTCCTGATTCGTCTCAAGGGCGGCTATCCGGAAGGCATCTGCTATGCAATACTGCTGATGAATACGCTGACACCGGCATTGGAATCCTGGTTTAAACCCAAGCGTTTTGCTCCTGCGAAAGGTATTGTAAAATGA
- a CDS encoding FMN-binding protein: MKEIIRITFRLTLSCFLAALVMGMTFIFTDKAKKDNEHHNVQTTMLGLLGYSSQNPAPKELKLYSIYRYIIEEKGTTYLGYMVPVSNAGKESYEFLKLSLDGKLEQRLPLNISLEKAAEDAERQSVLKEALKTEKGFAYQDSTVVARMGNQRLAYLLPGKFGGFKTHIKVILSLNPQFDVLGLEIMEHEEDPGLGAEISQNYFKNQFRNRSFERLKGLDVVKEPLPDEYRRYLDAPDKFSGEQLDTILTQYRDKDIYALTGATISSRCVTDGVKNMAKRFAYRIKILDEAIASQKIPALI; the protein is encoded by the coding sequence ATGAAAGAAATTATACGGATAACATTTCGCTTAACTCTTTCCTGTTTTCTTGCAGCCCTGGTTATGGGCATGACCTTTATCTTCACAGATAAAGCCAAAAAAGATAATGAACATCATAATGTTCAGACAACGATGCTGGGACTGCTCGGTTACAGCAGTCAGAACCCGGCTCCCAAAGAATTGAAGCTTTACTCGATTTACCGCTATATTATTGAAGAAAAGGGAACGACCTATCTGGGCTACATGGTCCCTGTCAGTAATGCCGGCAAGGAAAGTTATGAGTTTCTCAAGCTGTCCCTGGATGGAAAACTGGAACAGCGTCTCCCTTTGAACATTTCTTTGGAGAAAGCCGCTGAGGATGCTGAACGCCAGAGTGTTTTGAAAGAGGCCCTCAAGACTGAAAAAGGGTTTGCCTATCAGGATTCAACGGTTGTCGCCCGGATGGGGAATCAGAGGCTGGCATACCTCCTCCCAGGGAAATTTGGAGGCTTCAAGACTCATATTAAAGTCATCCTCTCCCTGAATCCCCAGTTCGATGTCCTCGGTCTGGAGATCATGGAGCACGAGGAAGATCCCGGACTCGGAGCAGAAATCTCACAGAACTACTTCAAGAACCAGTTCAGGAACAGATCCTTTGAGCGTCTGAAGGGTTTGGACGTCGTCAAGGAACCCCTGCCTGATGAATACCGTCGCTACCTGGATGCTCCGGATAAATTCAGTGGTGAACAGCTGGATACGATCCTCACTCAGTATCGCGACAAAGATATCTATGCCCTGACCGGCGCCACCATTTCCAGTCGGTGCGTGACAGATGGCGTGAAGAACATGGCCAAGCGGTTTGCCTACCGGATCAAGATCCTGGATGAGGCAATCGCCAGCCAGAAGATACCAGCTTTGATTTGA
- the rsxE gene encoding electron transport complex subunit RsxE, with amino-acid sequence MAATKKTNSELLFNGILLENPIFRLALSMCPAVGLTTSIKNGLLLGTAVLFVQVFSSCTIAAIKNFIHPRIRIPTYTLTIATWVTVIDLVLAAYVPEAYKQVGLFVKLIVAFAIITMRLEMFACKNTVTSSFFDGVGMGIGFMVGMVTIGFVRELLGAGTLLGYDVLGFKPLLFFVLPAAGFFCVGIMMAMFNYIEVVFNRSKERKS; translated from the coding sequence TTGGCCGCCACGAAAAAAACCAATAGCGAACTGCTTTTCAACGGGATTTTGCTGGAAAATCCGATTTTCCGCCTGGCCCTTTCCATGTGCCCGGCCGTCGGATTGACGACCTCTATCAAAAACGGTCTGCTGCTCGGCACCGCCGTCCTTTTCGTCCAGGTCTTTTCCAGTTGTACGATTGCCGCCATCAAGAACTTTATTCACCCCAGGATTCGCATTCCGACCTACACGTTGACCATTGCCACCTGGGTTACGGTCATCGACCTGGTCCTGGCTGCCTATGTGCCCGAAGCCTACAAGCAGGTGGGACTTTTCGTCAAACTGATTGTTGCGTTTGCAATTATTACCATGCGGCTTGAAATGTTTGCCTGTAAGAACACTGTTACGTCCTCATTCTTTGATGGTGTCGGCATGGGCATCGGGTTCATGGTCGGGATGGTGACTATCGGCTTCGTTCGGGAGCTTCTCGGCGCAGGTACGCTTCTCGGCTACGATGTTCTTGGATTCAAACCCCTGCTTTTCTTTGTTCTCCCTGCTGCAGGTTTCTTCTGTGTGGGGATCATGATGGCAATGTTCAACTACATTGAGGTGGTTTTCAACCGCAGTAAAGAGAGGAAGTCATGA
- a CDS encoding electron transport complex protein RnfA produces MKRSILLSIWLVSIFLASLPVCGHAAENSFAKKTDFKDNRTIVIEFAGAVDEEWATSPANFKVNEKQNPDVLLPVEKVELSPDKKTVLIRFGEDIDLRAAHVVSMTPVSSEGKNMGPAILDVKKSYFGYLFSILIGAMLINNYVFTKYLGLCVFIGTSRKKDTAVGMGITFTIVMVVSAMISWFLYQYVLKPYRLDYLQVVVFIGLVSLTVQAVDTVLRKVNPALFKAFGVYLVLVIANCVIIAVPLTLASNEYNAFESFMLALGAGGGFLLALFLMSASRERLELANVPPTFRGLPIAFVATGLFALAFMGFSGMAIF; encoded by the coding sequence ATGAAAAGATCCATTTTGCTGTCGATCTGGCTGGTTTCGATCTTTCTTGCCAGTCTGCCGGTGTGCGGTCATGCTGCCGAAAATTCATTTGCCAAAAAGACTGATTTCAAGGACAACCGGACCATCGTGATCGAGTTTGCGGGAGCTGTCGACGAAGAATGGGCAACCAGTCCAGCCAACTTTAAAGTAAATGAAAAACAGAACCCGGATGTTCTCCTGCCCGTTGAAAAGGTAGAGCTCAGTCCCGACAAGAAAACCGTTTTGATCAGGTTTGGTGAAGATATAGACCTCCGCGCGGCCCATGTTGTCAGCATGACCCCAGTATCGTCTGAGGGCAAGAATATGGGACCCGCCATTTTGGACGTAAAGAAATCTTATTTCGGTTATCTTTTCTCGATTCTCATCGGCGCGATGCTGATAAACAACTATGTCTTCACCAAATATCTTGGCCTGTGCGTTTTTATCGGAACATCCCGGAAAAAGGACACTGCTGTCGGTATGGGGATAACGTTCACAATCGTCATGGTGGTCAGTGCCATGATATCCTGGTTCCTGTATCAGTACGTTCTCAAACCCTATCGGCTCGATTACCTTCAGGTCGTAGTTTTCATTGGGTTGGTTTCCCTTACTGTACAGGCTGTTGACACGGTCCTTCGTAAGGTTAATCCTGCTCTTTTCAAGGCCTTCGGTGTGTACCTTGTTCTGGTGATCGCCAACTGTGTTATCATTGCTGTTCCTTTGACTCTTGCGAGCAATGAATACAACGCATTTGAAAGCTTCATGCTGGCTCTTGGCGCTGGCGGTGGATTCCTTCTCGCACTCTTCCTGATGTCGGCATCAAGGGAGCGTTTGGAATTAGCCAATGTTCCTCCCACATTTCGTGGTTTGCCCATAGCTTTTGTCGCAACAGGCCTTTTTGCTCTTGCCTTCATGGGTTTTTCCGGAATGGCAATTTTTTAA
- the rnfB gene encoding RnfABCDGE type electron transport complex subunit B codes for MDPVLIKLALGGIAFLVCIGLLFGIGLALAAQKFAVEANPKVEEVLEVLAGAQUGGCGFAGCEAYAEAVVDDPDVPTNLCFPGKAAVAEAVAEITGKKVAGAENMIASIRCSRIEGEVKQKYEYLGYDTCAGASLAFGGPQECAYACIGLGDCATSCPFGAIILQNSFPVVDPAKCVGCGSCVRACPKKVIELIPLKARVWVPCSTQDPGKTVRALCKVGCITCKMCVKACPAGAVSVDGNLVHIDHEKCLAYGPDCKEACVEKCPRNIFRPFIAELKRVEPAKNAA; via the coding sequence ATGGATCCAGTATTGATTAAGTTGGCTCTGGGGGGAATTGCTTTCCTCGTATGTATCGGACTCTTGTTCGGTATCGGTCTAGCTCTGGCTGCGCAGAAATTTGCTGTCGAAGCTAACCCCAAGGTTGAGGAGGTTCTTGAAGTTCTTGCCGGTGCGCAATGAGGCGGTTGTGGCTTCGCAGGTTGCGAAGCGTATGCCGAAGCGGTTGTCGATGATCCGGATGTTCCTACGAATCTCTGCTTTCCCGGCAAGGCCGCAGTCGCGGAAGCGGTTGCAGAAATCACAGGGAAAAAAGTCGCAGGCGCAGAAAATATGATTGCTTCAATACGATGCTCCCGAATCGAAGGGGAGGTTAAACAAAAATATGAATATCTTGGCTATGATACCTGCGCTGGTGCGAGCTTGGCTTTTGGAGGCCCTCAAGAGTGTGCCTATGCCTGCATTGGTTTAGGAGACTGTGCTACGTCATGCCCGTTTGGCGCCATCATCCTGCAAAATTCATTTCCGGTTGTAGATCCTGCCAAGTGTGTTGGTTGCGGATCATGTGTGCGTGCCTGCCCCAAAAAAGTGATCGAACTTATTCCCTTGAAGGCTCGAGTCTGGGTGCCGTGCAGCACTCAGGATCCTGGAAAGACCGTAAGGGCTCTTTGCAAGGTCGGCTGTATAACTTGCAAGATGTGCGTCAAGGCCTGTCCGGCTGGAGCGGTCAGTGTAGATGGAAACCTTGTGCACATTGATCATGAAAAATGTCTGGCCTATGGACCTGACTGTAAGGAAGCCTGTGTTGAAAAGTGTCCCCGAAATATTTTCAGACCTTTTATTGCGGAACTGAAAAGAGTTGAGCCGGCAAAGAACGCGGCTTGA
- a CDS encoding ISL3 family transposase encodes MSTSVLYHAFNLKGITYRATRFTGDVIEYFADVKEEYIRCPKCGQRKFTFKGQKTRSFHLGPMGRKRCFLVLSLHRIKCNTCDTLWWPDLPFMVGKHRFARSFALIVLDLLRFGTIRWVADYLGVGWDMIKEIHKLKLQRLYRNIPLHKVRYIGIDEFSIRKGHEYMTTVMDLSEGRILYATEGKGKEGILPFLKKLARKGKKLRAVAMDMGISFFSAVREALPNIDVVFDRYHIMALMNQGIENLRRNHQKELDDTGKQTLKGNRFLLLRNYDSLKPDHKERLDALMQANQPLFVMHSMKEQLRLFWEIPEYAQAVTFLDTWCKDAMLSGIKELVKVAKTLSGYRTAILNYFKHHITNAALEGTNNKIKTLKRQAYGFRDMEYFKLRLYHLHTQRYSLTG; translated from the coding sequence ATGTCCACATCGGTTCTTTATCATGCTTTCAATCTGAAGGGTATTACTTATAGAGCAACACGCTTCACGGGTGACGTCATCGAATATTTTGCAGATGTGAAAGAAGAATACATTCGCTGTCCAAAGTGCGGGCAGCGTAAATTTACCTTTAAAGGACAGAAAACACGGAGTTTTCATCTGGGACCTATGGGGCGTAAGAGGTGTTTCCTTGTACTTTCCCTTCATCGAATAAAATGCAACACTTGCGACACCCTTTGGTGGCCCGATCTGCCTTTTATGGTGGGGAAGCATAGATTTGCCCGATCCTTTGCTCTGATTGTTCTGGATCTGCTTCGATTCGGCACGATTCGCTGGGTTGCCGATTACCTCGGCGTGGGTTGGGATATGATCAAAGAGATTCATAAGTTGAAATTGCAGCGCCTCTATCGGAACATTCCTCTTCATAAAGTTCGGTATATCGGTATCGATGAATTCAGCATCCGGAAAGGCCATGAGTACATGACCACGGTGATGGATCTCTCCGAAGGACGAATCCTTTACGCCACTGAGGGAAAGGGCAAGGAGGGGATTTTACCCTTCCTGAAAAAACTTGCACGCAAGGGGAAAAAACTGCGAGCGGTTGCAATGGACATGGGAATTTCCTTCTTCTCCGCCGTCCGGGAAGCCCTTCCCAATATCGATGTCGTCTTCGACCGTTACCATATTATGGCTCTGATGAATCAAGGCATCGAAAACTTGCGCAGAAATCATCAGAAAGAACTTGATGATACCGGGAAGCAAACCCTCAAGGGAAACCGCTTCCTCCTTTTGCGAAATTATGATTCCCTGAAGCCGGACCATAAGGAACGTCTCGATGCCCTGATGCAGGCCAATCAGCCTCTATTCGTCATGCATTCCATGAAAGAGCAACTCAGACTCTTCTGGGAAATACCGGAGTACGCCCAGGCTGTTACCTTCCTTGACACCTGGTGTAAGGACGCCATGCTGTCCGGAATCAAAGAACTCGTCAAAGTAGCCAAAACGCTCTCCGGATACAGGACTGCGATACTCAATTATTTCAAACATCACATTACAAATGCCGCCCTTGAGGGCACAAACAACAAGATTAAAACTTTAAAAAGGCAGGCCTATGGATTCCGGGATATGGAATACTTCAAACTCCGCCTCTATCACCTGCATACTCAGAGGTACTCATTAACCGGATGA
- the had gene encoding 6-hydroxycyclohex-1-ene-1-carbonyl-CoA dehydrogenase, which produces MADVPKTIKTWQMVAPWRKNKETGEKIPGQLQLTEIPVPELKEGDVLVKIAGCGVCHTDLGFFFDAVPTVTKPPLTLGHEVSGTVVAGDPKWIGKEVLIPAVLPCRKCELCKTGRGNRCLNQMFIGCSHGIYGGNSDYIPVPSLDLCEIKNRPSTRPLENYSVASDAVTTPYQAMIKAKVGIGDNVIVIGATGGVGLYTAQIAKAMGADVVIGIDIAEQKLQKMLNYGCDFVIMNKDKSNKDVMGEYRAICKANALPNYGWKIFEVSGNKFGQALALDLLSFTGTMVQIGYGLGSIDFNVSRLMAFDAQIIGTWACLPEYYPHVLSLIHSGKIQIDPFLEVRPMSTIAATYDEVHKAGSPEKRIVLKPDF; this is translated from the coding sequence ATGGCTGACGTACCGAAAACGATCAAAACGTGGCAAATGGTAGCACCATGGAGAAAGAACAAGGAAACGGGAGAGAAAATCCCCGGTCAACTGCAATTAACGGAGATTCCTGTTCCTGAGCTGAAAGAGGGGGATGTTCTGGTAAAGATTGCGGGCTGCGGTGTCTGCCACACCGATCTCGGCTTTTTCTTCGATGCCGTCCCGACCGTTACCAAACCCCCGTTGACGCTGGGCCATGAAGTCAGTGGTACCGTCGTTGCGGGCGATCCAAAATGGATTGGGAAAGAAGTTTTAATTCCTGCCGTTTTGCCCTGCCGTAAATGTGAACTTTGTAAAACAGGTCGTGGAAACCGCTGCCTCAATCAGATGTTCATTGGCTGCAGTCATGGAATTTATGGCGGTAATTCAGATTACATTCCCGTTCCCTCACTTGACCTTTGCGAAATCAAAAATCGTCCCAGCACTCGCCCCCTGGAAAATTACTCCGTTGCGTCCGATGCGGTCACAACGCCCTACCAGGCAATGATCAAGGCGAAGGTAGGAATTGGGGATAATGTCATTGTCATCGGAGCCACTGGCGGTGTCGGTCTTTATACGGCGCAGATCGCCAAGGCGATGGGCGCGGATGTCGTTATCGGAATCGACATCGCAGAACAGAAGCTTCAGAAGATGCTCAACTATGGGTGCGATTTCGTCATCATGAATAAGGACAAGAGCAACAAGGATGTCATGGGTGAATACCGCGCGATCTGCAAGGCCAATGCGCTGCCCAATTATGGCTGGAAGATCTTCGAAGTTTCAGGGAACAAATTTGGTCAGGCCCTGGCCCTCGATCTGCTTTCCTTCACCGGGACCATGGTTCAAATCGGGTACGGGCTGGGATCTATTGATTTCAATGTATCCAGGCTGATGGCGTTTGATGCACAGATTATCGGCACCTGGGCATGCCTGCCCGAGTACTATCCACATGTTCTCTCTCTGATCCATTCCGGAAAGATCCAGATCGATCCTTTCCTGGAAGTTCGGCCAATGAGCACAATCGCAGCAACCTATGATGAAGTTCACAAAGCCGGTTCTCCGGAAAAGAGAATTGTTTTGAAGCCTGATTTTTAG